In Zingiber officinale cultivar Zhangliang chromosome 1A, Zo_v1.1, whole genome shotgun sequence, the DNA window TCATCTATAATCATTGCTCGAAACATTTAAATCGCAATCATAAGTAAATGCAATTAGCATGAACTATTTATTATTAAAACACTCCAAGTGGTCCACCCCACGGCtaaataaaaatagataaattataatgaaaaaaatgaaCATTTTATCCCAATACAATAACCTTCTCATATGTATTTAAACCATcgtttaaaaatattctttttaaaaaaacaaatttgACCTCAATCAAACGCCAGTCTGAAATTGGAGCAACAACAACCTTTACACTTGCAACTATCAACACTTTTGCAAAACTACTACACTCACCGAGTCGGAAATAGCTGAACGGTCGCTGTCTTCTTCCTAAGTGAGAACAAAAAGAGATAATTTATTAGAAAACCTGCAATTTCCACTTGGTGGAACCAGTGGGTTAACCTCTTCGAGTCATGGATTTTCAGATTGGATTGGATTGGATTGAATCGATCTAAAATCTGATTCAACCGAATCAGATTTACCTCCAATTCTCATGCGACCGTTCGGATAAGATGATCTTCTAGTAGGTATTTGATCATCACTGCCCACACCCCAACCCAAGCCTCCTCTCCTGCTATCTGCCAAAGCCTCACTACTCTCCATGTGCTTTGTCCCCCCGTCCTTATCATTCAGATGACACTCCGCTGGCTTTTGACTTCCACAGGCTCTAATTGGGCTTAGACTGGCCCAACTACCAGACCCATCACTGCCGTTTATTGATCGGGATTGGACCACGTCGACCGTTGGATTTGCTGGGTTTGGCATCGTGCGGCGGACACGTATCGGTGAAGTGGAGTATGGCACCGTCGAGGAGGTCCTTGAATATCAGCCGCTCGATTTGTATGGCGGCCTCGGCCACCTCGGCGGCCGGCCGGGCCCAGGTGTCGCGGTCGTCCTGCTCGAGGTCCCTGCGGGCAGCTAAGCACGTGACGACGTTGACGTCATCCGCGGAGACTGGCTCACGCGCCCGCCGCAGCTCCGACCACACCTCCGGAAGCATCGGGCCGGCCGCATTCCGGCTGGCGGCGGAGAGGGAGCCTGGGCGCACGAAGGACTCCCAGGGCGGATGCGACGAGCAGCTTTTCTTGTCTAAGATCTCGGCCACGGCGTCAAAGAGGAGGCGGCGGTGGAAGGGTACAGACTCGACGGCGCTGCGACGCTTCTCCAATAGAGCATACACGTCGGTGCCGCCGTCGCCGTGGTTGTCCGAGGCGCGCAGGACCTGCGCAACGTACACgtagtcgtcgtcgtcgtcgtcttcatcCCCCTGTCCTCCCTCTTCCTGCTCCTCTTGCTTCGCCGGGCGGTCGTCTCCGTCGTTCGACGCGACCACTTCCTCTTCGCGATCAGGTAATTGCTCCCCTTCGAAATCGATGGACCGCTTCGTTAACGGAGAGCGCGGTGGCGAGGTTACCTCGAGGACCGAGACGGGACTTGGTTGGAGCTCCGTTGCTGCATTGGCAACCGGATCCACCGCGACGGCGACCTGCTCCGCCGCAGTGAACGCCGCGATGCTGTTAAGCAATTGGTCGCACCGCTCCAACAGTTGCCTCCCGGCCCGGTAATCCTCCGCCCAAGACTTCTGCATCATCGCCCATCGCCAATTCACGTAAGAATCATAAAGATTGATAGCCAAGAAAGGTCGGTGAGGAAAGCCAAGTTCCTAACTAAGTTTTACCTCGACGTCCAGTGTTGTAGTGGCTGCGGTGGCGTTCGCATTTTCCTCCGGCGAATTTATTCTCGGCTTTGATGTAGCTTCTTGCTTTTGCCGGCGATTCGAGTGGGGTCGACCAGAAGTTGGAATAGTTCCAACTCGGTGAGGAGGTTTTTTAGGTGGAATCGAAGTGGAGGTTCGCGGCCGCGGTGGCAGACTCTTCGCAGAATCAACCACATTTGAGACCCTCCGCTTGGCAGAAGAGCTCGGCGCGCGGTCCTTCGTCCCGTTGCAGGACGAAGGATTCTGATTCACTCTTCGATTTTGCCGGAGTGAAGGAATGACTGCTTCTTCTACGTGGTTCCTCCGACCAGGGATGGATTTGAAAGTTACCTGCTGCCGGGGTTCGGTTGATGGTGGCATGTGCGGTGAAGGAACAGGTTCAATGACGACGATCGGTGAGTAATCGGAGAATCTAGCGTAGCGATCGCGGCGGCCATTGATTTGGTGACCGGATGGCTTCGAGTGGAGGAGTCCCTTGAGCTGAAGTGCCTCCAGTATTTGCTTCAGCTTCTCCAAATTCGATGCCTCATCCATTCCACGAATCAAATGTTGTTTCTCGAGTTGAATTGGGAGATATCCGCGCTTCTTCGGCTCGGGGAAGAATTCGTCCGCGTCAAAGAAACTCTTCGTCTGTAGAGGTGGAAGGCGAGATGTCTTGGCCTGAAATTTAGGTTTCCTAGCCTCAGGAAATCTAATGTCACCGAGATTTGCCATTCTGATCCACTCATCGACGGAGACACGGTCCGTCTCCAACGGCGAGCGTTTAGGGAACATTTCTCCGTCGAGGAACCGGTAGGATGATGCTTCTCTGGAAACGCGACACTCTGAGCCGGATCGACGGAGCTCCGTCCAGCCCGACTCACCGCCACCCTCTTCGACCGGAGAGACAGGTAGTGCGTCCAGCCCCATTAACCGCGCCACGACACTAGGAGAACGGCGTTTCCGATCGATCTCCTCCGCCGTCTCAGAGGCTTCATATTGTTCACCGACACTAGCTGCCGACAAGGCCTCGCGCCCGCGGATCTTGCTTTCGCCGTCGCGTGAGAGGTGCCGAGCATCGCGGGGCTTCAGAGGAGCCCTCGAACTATCATCCTTGACCTCGTGGTGCGGGAGATGGTGCGACCACGGCGGAGAGTGAAAATCCGGCGACGCGGATCGAAGGCTGTCCTTCATCGAGGCCGAGGAAGCATCCGATCTCTCCGACGGAGAGGCGAACGAACCCATGACCTGAGATCAAAATCCACCATCACGAAAAGGCAGAGACTGGAGACAAAAAAAATGGCAGCCAAAATTTGCATCTTAAGGGCAGCAGCATACTCACCATTGGAGGTGGAGGGAGGCGCTTCCGGGCAAGGATCTGGTGCCGGTCGAAGAGGTTGAGGAAACCGCCCGTGCAACCCATCTGCCTCTCGAAGTGCTTGTGCTCGAGGAGGCCTCGGCCAGCGGTCGGCGCCATCCACCGCCGTCCTCTTCCTCTCGCCCTCTGCAACTACGGCGCCCTAAGGTGTGTGTGACCCGGTGACGTATCTCGAATCCCTCTCCCACCGCGTCTACGCACAGGACCTCGCTATTCGTCGACTCCATTTGAAGCTTTGTTGGTCGTCAAATGACGATATTGCCCTCAACCGATCTTGCGATATCCCTGCACATCACTCGAGACAGGGACCACAAATGGTTATCCAATCAATCCTACGCCACTATCATTTTCCATTCTCTTACAGAATCGTGTTTCCTGTACCGTAAACTATACGGGAAAACTACGGCCTCCACTCGTCGGTGGCTTCGGGTCTTCGTCCGTTGGAAAGCCGCGTGCATTAATGGGTTCACTTGTGGGCCCCGTGTTATTCTAACCAAATTACAAGGCCCTTTTTAACTTCTTTTGTCAAATAAAAAGTAATGAGCAAATAAAAAcatcctttatttatatatagcgAATAAAATgctcttttaatatttttaaaagatatatACTGTTTGATTCACAAGATAGCCAAGGTGATACGGCACAGGCTTTGGAGCTGGTTTGTTGGTGCAGAGCGGGTGGAGAACATCATGTGACTCTGTTGTTGACTGAGTAAGCAAGCTGCAAAGCAAGCCAACGTTTCCCTTCCCTTTCCTTCCCTTGTTGTACCAAGATTCTCCATACATTGCTAGCTCATAATTCCACATCAACAAAATCTTCACGCTCAAAATGCCCCTAATTAATTGCTTAACTTCATAGCAATcctaaaaaactaagaaaaatccTTTACTTTTCTCCTCTTCTCTCCTCATATTACTTGTCGTTTGAACTCTTGCTTCCTACTGTGCTGTTCCTCTCTGCCATCTCTGTCGTTAGGTTGGTGCCAAACAATCAGAAAACGGAGGTCGCAGCTACAGTTGCTCAGTGTTCATGTCCATcaaaaaaatagataaattagGGGTTAAAATAATGTGAATTATATATCATGTGTTTGCTCATAACATTAATTATATCGTGTGTTTGACTAGTCGTTGCTGGAGTGGAGTCCTTAAACCCAGGCTTTTGTCTCGTATCTACTAGTTTAGTCTGCTAATTGGGTTGATTAGTTATGGACACTAAAATTGCTCATCTCATTGTCAAACCTGGTGCCCGAGAGTGAGATGGTGTCGCACCATGTGAGTTGAGGCCGACTTCAGTCATGATTTTCAATCAAGCTTCACCGCCATGTGATTGATCTATCTTATTCTCTTGATTCAACTGAGCTTACCAACTAGTTGATTCACTTTTACAAACAAAGTAGATCATCAGGCTCAAGATATGAGAAACGAGTTGATTCAACCCATCTAAGTTGCCCAGATCTTGATTTCATTCATACAGTTTCATCTCAGTGGTTTTGAATTTCAGACATGAAGCAAACTAAATCTATGAGACCCCAAATTTGTCCGTGTTTAAAAACACTGCAAATTCTAATCAAATCTTATTTAAGGATAGGTACTATTCGATTAGAAAAAACAAAATCAGATTATATTTGCCCAGATCTGATGAAGAGCAGATGAGACATTTCAACTCAGCTCATAACCTTTTCTTTCATTCAGTGAATgaagaaaaagttcacaatcaATGAAAACATGAAACATCAAGCAAGAGCATGAAAGGAGAATTACCAAGTACCTATTTTTCTCTAGCAAAATAATATTTAGCAAAAGAATTCAGATAGCACTGTTAAATCCCAGGAACCCACAATGCACGTTAGTTTAAAATCTATCAAGTCGACAAAAGACCAAACACCTTGCAAAATTCTTTCTATTCTGGAATTAGCTGATCGTTGTCTGCATCTCCTTCCTCATCTATCTTAGGTTTTGATGGGGTTGGACCGGACCCAGGAGCCTGCTTCTTCTTTATTCCACTCACAATGTCGTCAATCCTCAGAAGCATGCAAGCTGCCTCAATTGCTGTCTTAAAGGTTTGGGCCTTGACGTTGTATGAGTCCCAAATCTGAAGGACAAGGACATCAAAAACAATTAAATGAGAAAAACAAAAGTGTGGATGGAAAGAGAAGGCATAAACGAGACCTTCCGTTCCTTCATATCAACAATTTCACCAGTGTTTCCATCAATGCCAACCCATTCATTTCCAACATTAGCATGCTGCGGCAAGAAAGGTAAATGAGTGAAACTTCCTGGTTCAGTTAAGGATCATGGTGGGCGATCTATGTATCTATAGGTATATCCATTAAACCCTACTAAGAGAAAGTTGTACATGAAATGTCTTCAATGTTCATTGGAGATTCAAATGTCAAAAATAACCAACATGATCACAGTAGACTCATTTTACCTTTCCTTGGAGCGCAGTCATTGTCCTAATGACATTTACCCCACAATTCTGAGCTAAAGTTCGTGGAATTGCTTCAAAAGCTATGGCAGCAGCTTCATAGGGCCACTAATGAAAATCAAATAGAAATCAATTAGCTGTTATGAGGCACAAAATAAACTGGACCTTGGCATCAAATGCCAATACTGGTACACTTAAGAACAATGCTGAATAATGGTCACCACCTTTTCTATTCCTTCAATTGAAGAACTCTTCTGTTTTAGAGCAGAAGATACCGTTAACTCGGTCGCACCACCACCAGGAAGAAGTTTGGGATTTTTCAAGATGTTTCGGGCTACTGACATTGCATCCTGTTTACAAATACAATTGTTAATGGAAGCATAAATGAGTTAGGATTACATGAATGTCAATCATACCTGCAAATTCCTCTCAACTTCATTCAAAAGATCCTTACTAGCGCCTCTCAGAAGCACAGTGCAAGCTTTAGGATCTTTGCAATCGACAATAAATGCAAAAAACTCATCGCcaattttttttacttcaaaCAGCCCTGCTCCAGTTCCAACATCAGACTCTTGCAACTCCTCTGGTCTATTGACAACAACCGCCCCACAAGCCTTTGCAATTCTGTTGTTGTCTGTCTTCCTCAATCTCCGGATAGCACTGACTCCAGCCTTGCTTAGGTAATGACATGCGAGATCACTGAGCCCCTTTTCAGTAATCACCAAATCAGGTTTGAACGTCAGCAAGTGCATGcacatattttgtatatattccTCTTCCATTTTCAGTAGTACTTCCCTGACAAATGAAGACATACATATTGGCTCATCTTTAATAAGCATATATTAAAAAAGAAGGGTACAATGTTCACAAAAACTGGATTTCTGAAGGACTGCTCGCTTTCAACAATAAACAGTCTAATTTCTAGATTGCAGTCAGAACACGGCAAGTTAAGACAATTCGAAAGGTGCTGTCTGTTTATCAACAAATTAACTCCATTATCAGGCTCAAAGTAAAACCAAACTAGCTTTAGGCAAGTTGAATGAGGACACAGCCTTTTCCTATTGACTAGCTACTTGCATTTTATGTACAATGAGAAAGAAAATCTTCATGTTAGAGCCATCTCACCTCAATAGGAATTGTTGGTTATCCACATAATAGTCATCTTgacaaattgaaaaaaaaaaaaaaaaggccacTTATGATGGCTAATCATGTGGCCAAAGGTTGCTTGCTCACCCCAAGAGCCCCTCACTACCAGCCCCATAGCAAGATGGAGTAAATCATGGTGACCAAGGGATTATTCCCCTCGGAGATTCAAATCTCTGCTCTTATGTAGCAATCTACCACCCAAGTACCAACTCATCTATGCCCGTGCGGACCTTATGATGGCTAATCATGTATTAATAATAGGTGTGCACTTAAGGCTACAGAAGATTAAAGAAAAACCAACTGTGTGAACCCTTTTAAGgcaaaaagagagaaaagaacaGAGAAAAAAAGCTACAGAGATTGAGTACACTGCAAGTCCAGTACCAGTGAAAAAAAAGCTACCTGCAGGAGGTACAGATACAGTGACGTTGTGGAGCAATACAGCTTGCACTTGCAGTTGCAAAAGGTAACATATATTCTCCCTTAATTTAGTATATCTTATACTATTGTATATATGGTCGATTCTTTTTCTTGGATTCATATCTAACTCCTTCTACAAGTTTAACCATTATTATTATATCAATAATTTATTTACTTTAAATCAGTTATACTTGATCCCATACGGTAAGCCTTACTTTTCCTCGCCTAGCCCTATGACCTGCTAGCGCTGGTGCTTTTAAAACACTCAGCTAGAGTTGAACTGACAAAATGAGATATTATCTTACCCTCTCTCTTTCCCACAGATGGACATTTCTAAGTAGCTAAAATCATACATTTAGTTCATCAAAACATGCAAGGTAAAAGTAATTTCCTACCAGTCCTCTTCCTTTAGTAATTCAGCATTAgtttgattttctccttttttatactCGAGGGGGCAGTCAAGGAGGATAATGCGAGGGTTCAATATCTTTCTCCTCATTTTCCCAGGAGCAACTACATCTTTATTGATCATAACTCCCTTGAGAACCTTTGAATCCTCCAGCTGACCACCAGGAACTTTCTCAACTTTTATATACTTCTTAATATCAACTTCACGTACACCTTGGCCAAGGTCCACGCCAGCAGTTGTTGTAGCATCAATGGCAAGATCCTACAAACAAAAGCATAGAAGGTTAGAATTCTTATGAGGTGTAGAATAAAGCGCACAAAGAATTCTGATTTACAATCTCATGCTACAGTTAACAGACTGAGTTTGAAGTGAACTGGTACTAACTAATAGTTGATCACAGACATCATCAACATAAGTTTTTTTGTTCATCTGGCATGAGCAAACTTCTTTACCAGATAGTCCGAGTGAGGTTTGAATCCATCACAAGCATCTTAGTCAACTTACAAAGTTAAAACAAGAGACTGTGACCCCTTTAAAAAGTACTTACAGCAATTAAGTCCCCAAACTGTCCAGTAAATTTTGTTCCAATACAACTCTTGACGAGGCCCAGCATCGCAGCACCTGTGAAAAGCATCGAAAGAAAAAAACTCCATTCAGATTTAATGCCAGCAAATATATTACACAAAGAAAATGTTAACCAATTGTCATCTAAGAGATTTAGATAGCTTGGATCTTCAATGAAGAGGCGATGAAGATATTAACAAATAGATAAAAAATGAGTGGTTAAAATGAAGAGAACCTAAAGTCTTGTGTGATTGTTGTGTGTTATTTAAGCTACAAGGATATTCTATAAGATGGTGCTTTACAGACTTGAGTATGAGTAGTTAGAAAATAATATGCACAAAAAATAGTGCAGTAAAACTGAGTATGCTACCATGGATTTGTGTAACTACTAGAATAGATTAAATAAAAGAATGCTACTATTCAAGAGCAATTCGTGTAGCTCTGATAATTGATGAAATAAGATGAAGTTAATATAGTGTGAAGTGGAAACCAATAGATTCTATAGTTGCACGAGTTGAATCAATTAGATTTAAAAGTATAAGGTAAGTAAACTCTTTGCTAACATAATTAAAAGTGATTTAAAAGATATAAATAGTATAATGAATATCACAAAATTGCCTCCCATACAATTCAACAAAAAAATAAGACATAATCAACCTGATCAAGACCCTAAATAGTTGGGAGTAACATACAACCAATTGTCACGAACATCAATTTCTTATGCATCACAAAGATATCAGATGCAGTGTAGTACTTACGATCAGTCACATCAATAGGCATTGCAATCTTGTCAAGCACAGCAATAGAATCTTCTAGAGCTTTATTATATGCTGAATAGAGAGACAAGACACTATTAGAGAGAACTAGATAATCAAAAATCTTTTTTATTGCtgtaaattttatcaaaaattacctCGACATATAACAGTGGGATGATAGTTTTTGTCAATGAAAGCTGCAGCAACATGGAGCATCTCCCCAGCTTAAAGAAATTGATGTGAAAAGTTAGTATTACACTCAAAGATGTCTATATTTCATCTCATAAGGGAAACACAGCATGCAAAGTTCTGTTGACAAAAAAATGCATGAAATGCAGATGTATGCTTAGAAGGAAGAATCCAAATTATACATTCTCAGAATAATTTTGACTACCCATAGCAAGCTATATATTGACAATTAACACGAATTCTTACAAAGATAAGAAAGATCACAGGACATACCTAGTACAATTACAGAGGTTGTTCCATCTCCAACTTCTTCATCCTGTGTGCGGCTCAGTTCAATCATAGACTGTCAATTGTTGAAAACCATCGTTAATAGAATTCTGCTGGTCTCAAAGATCTAACAGAAGTTTTACTGTGATACTAGAGGTCATAACATTGGAGATGTAAAACAAAATGTCAGTGACAACTACAACAAATACCTTAGCAGCTGGGTGAGCAAGATCAAGTTCTCGTAGAATAGCATTTCCATCATTGGTGACTACAATACCTGGAAAAACCATTTCAACAGGTAAAAATTGAGAGCCAAATAGCTGAGTGAGCCAATGACATTATATTGTTTCCAACCGTGTTTTTCAAGATAAAACATATTAAGATTGAATTTTGCTTTGTCTAACAAAAGGTATAGTTCAAGGAGATCCTCTTCCCTTTCATTAGTTCAAAGGATTATTTAAACCTAATATCTATCAACCTAATATGCATTAACAAATTAAACTTAACAGTTCTGCAACCAGATATATATCAAAAAATGTGAATTGAGTTTGTCTAAATAATTAAACAATCAAgtagaagaaaatttctaaagcATTGTAAATTGAGTTCCATTGATCTGATAAGAGAAGCACAGTTAACAGTAAAGCATGATTATGCACTATATCTTGCATTAGAATCATGTATCTAGTTTATCTAGAATTTTAATATGTAAAACGCCAAAACAATGTCATGTTACTTTTAGCATTTCAAAGTATACTGCAAATAGAGTCAAATAAGTTGTTTTAACCTTCAGCATCTGGGGTTCTCCTTAACTGTATTAACACTAATTATAGGACATCTAAACTAATCTATTACGTAATCTCTTAACATTTGCATGGATAGTGACAGGGTGTATCTCACTGGCAATTTTTAGATCCTTACAATTCAATTTATTCTTAAACAGTGTATAATatatgaagtggctccaaattgTCCTCCTTATCTAGTTGACTTATGCAAACAAAATGTCACTTTGGAGCTAAATGCATACAGCCAAACACAAGGGAGAAATGATGTCAGTAATTCATAGGTGAGAACAAAATATAACTTCCATAGATTAGAACAAGGTTTTTATTCCATGATGTCAGTAATCATGTCTTAAAACAGACCTCCTGCAGCATCAAGAAGCATCTTAAGCATAGATCGAGGACCCAAAGTAGTTCGGATTATGTCAGCCACAGCCTGTGCATAAAATGTAAATTATAATGATTAACGGCTAACATCCAGTATGAACAATGATGAGATAAAAAAACTTAATCCAACTATTCAAAAACTACTGAACTACACATGAAATTTCAATGCAAGAAACAATTCGACTGATCAACAATGGGCGAACACAACAGAGCCTCCATCTATCTTTAGTTTATTATGTTAACTGAACAACTACAGATATCACTTTACAGGCACAAATATGCAGTCCACCTAAGCTAACAAAAAAACTCCAAGGAAATTTACTTATTTCAGAACAGAAAGAAACATTGGAGAGACTTTTAAACTCAGCATTAGCAAAGCAAGTTTCAGTCTCCAAATAACTTATCATAACAGATTGTCATGTGAAATCACTTAAAGACTATACATATCTTTACCTTGGATGCTTGGATATTGGCATGACGAACCTTACTGCCAGATTCCCGTTTTAAGGAATCCTCTGCTCACAACGAAGGAAAAAATGTCAGATGAAATGAATAGAAAATGCGCAGAAAGTACTCAATCTAGCatcattaaaataaaaagaaaagtttcaCTATTACAAATGAATAGCGAAATGGATTCAAGCTTTTTACTAATCAGGTGAAATTCCTACATTCAACAAGCGCAAACAGAACATAACAAAGGGAACAATGTCTGCCGACCAATCGAATATCGATTCGCAAACATTCTTGTCCCACAGAAAATAACGAAATCACATCCAAAAAAAATCGCTACGAAAGCAGGCATAGGTCTAAAAAGAAATGGTCGTCCTTCTGCCGTTGAGATCAATAGGTTTCAAAAAGGAAGGAGAGAGACTTACTGAGGACAAGGACAGGGGCGTGCATGGCTTCGAAATGCACCGAGATGTAAACGAGCCTTCCTCTTGTCTGAACGTAGTACGAACAGCGGCGACGGCTAG includes these proteins:
- the LOC122035935 gene encoding T-complex protein 1 subunit gamma-like, yielding MHAPVLVLKDSLKRESGSKVRHANIQASKAVADIIRTTLGPRSMLKMLLDAAGGIVVTNDGNAILRELDLAHPAAKSMIELSRTQDEEVGDGTTSVIVLAGEMLHVAAAFIDKNYHPTVICRAYNKALEDSIAVLDKIAMPIDVTDRAAMLGLVKSCIGTKFTGQFGDLIADLAIDATTTAGVDLGQGVREVDIKKYIKVEKVPGGQLEDSKVLKGVMINKDVVAPGKMRRKILNPRIILLDCPLEYKKGENQTNAELLKEEDWEVLLKMEEEYIQNMCMHLLTFKPDLVITEKGLSDLACHYLSKAGVSAIRRLRKTDNNRIAKACGAVVVNRPEELQESDVGTGAGLFEVKKIGDEFFAFIVDCKDPKACTVLLRGASKDLLNEVERNLQDAMSVARNILKNPKLLPGGGATELTVSSALKQKSSSIEGIEKWPYEAAAIAFEAIPRTLAQNCGVNVIRTMTALQGKHANVGNEWVGIDGNTGEIVDMKERKIWDSYNVKAQTFKTAIEAACMLLRIDDIVSGIKKKQAPGSGPTPSKPKIDEEGDADNDQLIPE
- the LOC122035925 gene encoding uncharacterized protein LOC122035925; translated protein: MAPTAGRGLLEHKHFERQMGCTGGFLNLFDRHQILARKRLPPPPMVMGSFASPSERSDASSASMKDSLRSASPDFHSPPWSHHLPHHEVKDDSSRAPLKPRDARHLSRDGESKIRGREALSAASVGEQYEASETAEEIDRKRRSPSVVARLMGLDALPVSPVEEGGGESGWTELRRSGSECRVSREASSYRFLDGEMFPKRSPLETDRVSVDEWIRMANLGDIRFPEARKPKFQAKTSRLPPLQTKSFFDADEFFPEPKKRGYLPIQLEKQHLIRGMDEASNLEKLKQILEALQLKGLLHSKPSGHQINGRRDRYARFSDYSPIVVIEPVPSPHMPPSTEPRQQVTFKSIPGRRNHVEEAVIPSLRQNRRVNQNPSSCNGTKDRAPSSSAKRRVSNVVDSAKSLPPRPRTSTSIPPKKPPHRVGTIPTSGRPHSNRRQKQEATSKPRINSPEENANATAATTTLDVEKSWAEDYRAGRQLLERCDQLLNSIAAFTAAEQVAVAVDPVANAATELQPSPVSVLEVTSPPRSPLTKRSIDFEGEQLPDREEEVVASNDGDDRPAKQEEQEEGGQGDEDDDDDDYVYVAQVLRASDNHGDGGTDVYALLEKRRSAVESVPFHRRLLFDAVAEILDKKSCSSHPPWESFVRPGSLSAASRNAAGPMLPEVWSELRRAREPVSADDVNVVTCLAARRDLEQDDRDTWARPAAEVAEAAIQIERLIFKDLLDGAILHFTDTCPPHDAKPSKSNGRRGPIPINKRQ